From the genome of Agromyces badenianii:
TCGAGCACCTGCTGGCGCGCCTCTTCGCCGATCATCTTCTGGAAGTCGCGCACCATCTCGGGGAAGGGGTGCGGCCCGGCGACCGTGCCGAAGATGTAGTTGGTCGTCTCGACGTTGGTCACCCAGTCGCGCAACGCGTCGTTGATCGCGTCCTTCAGGGTGCGCGAGCCCGCCGTCACCGCGATGACCTCGGCGCCCAGCAGCCGCATGCGCGCGACATTGAGCGCCTGTCGCTCGGTGTCGACCTCGCCCATGTAGATGACGCAGTCGAGCCCGAAGAGCGCTGCGGCGGTCGCCGTGGCCACGCCGTGCTGGCCGGCGCCCGTCTCGGCGATCACCCGCGACTTGCCGATGCGCTTCGTGAGGAGCGCCTGGCCGAGCGCGTTGTTGATCTTGTGCGAACCCGTGTGGTTGAGGTCTTCGCGCTTGAGGATGACCCGGGCGCCACCCGCGTGCGCGGCGAAGCGCGGCACCTCGGTGATGATCGACGGTCGCCCGGTGTAGCTGCGACCGAGCTCGGCGAGTTCTGCGCCGAACGCCGGATCGAGCTTCGCGAGGTCGTAGGCCTCACCGAGCTCATCGAGGGCGGCGACGAGGGACTCGGGCACGAAGCGCCCGCCGAAGTCGCCGAAGTACGGACCGGTCTGCGCTCTGAGCGCCATGTCACACCGCCAGGAAGGTTGAGAGATTGGCAATCGGGTCGCCGCCTGTGACGAGCGCCTCTCCGACGAGCACGACGTCGGCGCCCGAAGAGCGGTAGTGCACGACATCCGCCACCGACAGCACGGCGGACTCCGCAACGCGGATGGCGCCCTCGGGGAACAGTGGGGCGAGTCGACCGAAGAGGTCGCGGTCGAGTTCGAACGTCGAGAGGTCGCGGGCGTTCACGCCGATGAGACGGGCACCGAGCGCTGCCGCGCGCTCGAGCTCGTCGGCGGCGTGGGTCTCGATGAGGGGCGTCATGCCGAGCTCGACGATGAGGTCGTAGAGCTCGCGGAGCGTCGGATCGTCGAGTGCAGCGACGATCAACAGCACGAGGTCTGCGCCTGCCGCTCGTGCCTCGAACACCTGGTACGGCGTCGCGATGAAGTCCTTGCGAAGCACCGGCAGCGCCACGGCCTGCCGTACGGCCTCGAGATCGGCGAGCGAGCCGCCGAACTTGCGACCCTCGGTGAGCACGCTGATGGCGCTCGCGCCGCCGAGCTCGTAGCGGCGTGCCAGGGCGGCGGGGTCTTCGATCGACGCGAGCGCGCCTCGCGAAGGACTCGAGCGCTTGATCTCGGCGATGACCTTCACACGCGAGCCGGGCCGCAGCGCCTCGATCGCATCGAGCGCGGCCGGGCGGGCGAGCGCGGCCGCCTCGACCTCGGCCAGCGGTGCGCTCTCGCGGCGCGACAGTGCGTCGGCGACCGCGTTGGCCGTCAACTCGGCGAGCACTAGTGCGCCTTTTCGGTGACCTTCGAGCCGCCGACGCCGTAGCCGGCCCGGGCGAGGACCCAACCGACGAGGAGGCCGACGACGACGAGCCCTGCCGATGCCCAGACGAGCCACTGCACGTCGAAGAAGAAGGCGACGGTGCCGATCGTGATCGCGATGAGCATGATCGTGACGGAGGTCCATGCCGCGGGCGAGTGTCCGTGGCCGGGATCTGCGGTCTCAATGCTCATGATGCTCCTTCGTGCGGGGGTTTCCGTCGGCCAGTCTAGCGGTTCGCGCCGCTCGGGCTCTCGTCGGCCGTCGGCTCGCCGTCATCGTCTGCCGGGCCGGTCGCGCCCGGGGTCGACCGGGCATCGTCGGTCGGATCGTCGCCGCGGCTCAGGCCGTCCCAGTCGTCGATCGCGCGATCCGAGGCCGGGCGCTCGGCGTCGGCCGCGGGCCGATCAGTCGCCGACAGGCGGGCACTGCTGTATCGGCGCGACGAGGCCGGCCACCGGCTGCCGGTCACGAGCACGACGAGGCCGCCGAGCACGAGGATCACCCCGCCGACGAGTGCCAGCGTCGGCCAGAACGTCGCAGCGACCGAGGCCACGAGCTCGGCGGTCGGTGCGGCACCGGCGACGCCGGTGGCCTCGGTGACCGCGGCGGAGACGGCGGAGACGGGATCGGCCAGTGTCAGACCCGCCGCGAGCAGCACGCACCCGCCGAGCACGATCTCGAGCATTCCGAGCACGATGCGGATGCCGGGGCCGGCGATCGCGATGGCGGGTGCGACCGCAAGTCCTGCGAGCCCGAGCGCCGCGAGCGCCGGGGAGGCGACGCCGCCGGCGACCGCAATGGCCTCACCGGCACCCACGGCGGTGCTCGCCTCGATCACCAGCTCGAACCAGGTCTGGCTCCAGGAGAGCAGCACGAACCCCGCGCCGATGATCGTCGCGACGATCGACGGCAGTTTCATGCGCGCCGCACTCATGAGTCCACCCTGCGCATGGCGTTCGCGACGGCGACGGCGCGGAGCGGCGCGGCGGCCTTGTTGCGCGACTCCTGGTACTCGGATTCCGGGTCGGAGTCGGCCACGAGTCCGCCGCCCGCCTGGACTCGGGCGACGCCGCCCGAGATCGTCGCGGTGCGGATCGCGATCGCGAGATCGGCATCCCCGCCGAACCCGAAGTACCCGACCACTCCGCCGTACAAGCCCCGCTGCGCGGGCTCGAGCTCGTCGATGATCTCGAGCGCCCGCGGTTTCGGCGCACCCGACAGGGTGCCGGCAGGGAACGTGGCACGGAACACGTCGATCGCCTTCGCCCCGGGCAGCAGATCGCCCTCGACCGAGGAGACGAGGTGCATGATGTGGCTGAACCGTTCGACCCGCATGAACTCGGTCACTTCGACCGAACCCGCGGTGCAGACCTTCGCGAGGTCGTTCCGTGCGAGGTCGACGAGCATGAGGTGCTCCGCCTGCTCCTTGGGGTCGGCGATGAGTTCGGACTCGAAGTCGGCATCCGCTTCAGGCGTTGCGCCCCGGGGCTTCGAGCCGGCGATCGGATGCGTGAAGACGCGGCCGTGCTGCACCTTCACGAGCGCCTCGGGCGACGAGCCGACGATCCAGTACGGCTCCCCCGCGGTGTCCTCCAGGTGCAGGAAGTACATGTACGGGCTGGGGTTCAGGCTGCGGAGCACTCGGTACACGTCGATGGGATGCGCGGTCGCCTCCTGTTCGAAGCGCTGCGAGATGACCACCTGGAAGACGTCGCCGTCGCGGATGTACTCCTTCGACCGCTCCACGGCCGCGAGGAAGTCGGCCTTCCGGGTGCGGTGCACCGGCTCGGCGGCGCGACCCAGGTCGATCTCGGCCAACCACGCCTCCGACGGTTGGGCGAGTCCGTGCTGCAGGCGGTCGAGACGGCTCTGCGCATCTGCCCAGAGGGCGTCTGCCGCCTCGCCGCAATCGTTCAGCACCGAGGCGATGAGCTGGACCGTGCCGGTGTGATGGTCGATCACGACCAGCTCGGAGACGAATGCGAACGCCTGGCCGGGAAGCGAGAACTCGGACGGCGGACGGTTCGGCAGCCGCTCGATCTGACGGATCGCCTCCCAGCCGATGAATCCGACGAGGCCGCCCCTGAGGGGCGGCGCCCCCGGCACGTCTTCGGTGCGCCAGCGTTCGAAGAGGGCCTCGAGGGCGGCCAGCGGCGGAAGATCCGCGGCATCGCCGAGTGCGCGTTCGGCGCTCAGCCCGTAGTCCTGCCACTTCACCCGGTCGTCGGCCTCGGTGATCACGCCGTACGAGGAGACGCCGACGAAGGAGTAGCGCGACCAGATGCCTCCCTGCTCCGCGGACTCGAGCAGGAACGTGCCCGGGCGGTCGCCGGCGAGCTTGCGGTAGATGCCGACCGGAGTCTCGCCGTCGGCGAAGAGCTCGCGCACGACGGGCACGACCCGGCGCCCCGCGAGCAGGGCGGCGAAGTCGTCGAAGGTGGTCGTGGCGTCGGCCAACGTATGCTCCTCGTCGTCAGGCTGCGGGCGGGAATCCGGCGGTCACGGCGATGGGATCGCCGTCGAAGCAGGTACGGGTACCGGAGTGACAGGCCGCGCCGACCTGCTCGACCTTCACCAGCAGGGTGTCGGCGTCGCAGTCGAGGGCGGCCGAGCGCACGTACTGCACATGCCCGGAGGTGTCGCCCTTGCGCCAATACTCCTGGCGCGACCGCGACCAGAAGGTCACCCGGCCCTCGGTGAGGGTGCGTCGCAGCGCTTCGCGGTCCATCCAGCCGAGCATCAGCATCTCACCGGTGTCCCACTGCTGGATGACGGCGGGCAGCAGCCCGTCGTCGTTGAAGACGGCGCGCTCGAGCGCTTCTTCGGCCGTCGATCCGGCGATGCTCATCGCACGATCCTCCCGTCGGCCGCCAGGGCGGCCTTCACTTCGCCGATGGTCAGCTCGCCGTTGTGGAAGACGGATGCCGCGAGCACCGCATCAGCGCCGGCAGCGATCGCGGGCGGGAAGTCGGCGACAGCTCCCGCTCCACCCGAGGCGATGACCGGCACCGTCGACAGTTCGTGCATGAGCGCGGTGAGCTCGAGGTCGAATCCGGCCTTCGTGCCGTCGGCGTCGATCGAGTTGACGAGCAGCTCCCCTGCGCCGAGCTCGATCGCCCGTCGCGCCCAGTCGAGCGCGTCGAGCTCGGTCTCGGTGCGCCCGCCGTGGGTCGTCACGACGAAGCCCGACGGCGTGCGCTCGGAGCGCTTCACGTCGAGCGAGAGCACGAGCACCTGGGCGCCGAAGCGATCGGCGATCTCGGCGATGAGCGGAGGGCGCGCGATCGCGGCGCTGTTGACGCCGATCTTGTCGGCACCATGCCCCTGCAGCCGCGCGACATCGTCGACCGAGCGGATGCCGCCGCCCACCGTGAGCGGAATGAAGACCTGTTCAGCGACCCGCTGCACCATGTCGTAGGTCGTCGATCGGTCGTCGACGGTGGCGGTGACGTCGAGGAAGGTGAGCTCGTCGGCTCCCTGCTCGGCGTAGCGGGCCGCGAGCTCGACGGGGTCGCCGGCATCCCGCAGGTTCTGGAAGTTGACGCCCTTCACGACGCGGCCCGCGGCCACGTCGAGACACGGGATCACGCGGACGGCGAGTGACATGCGAGCCTCACAACCGTGCCGCGTGGATGGCGCTCACGAGGATCGCCCGTGCGCCGAGTTCGTACAGCTCGTCCATGACGTGGTTCATGTCGACCCGCGGGATCATCACCCGCACGGCGACCCACTCGGGGTCGTGCAGCGGCGAGACGGTCGGGGATTCGAAGCCCGGGGCCGCGGCCGTGGCGCGTTCGAGGTACTCGACCGGCACGTCGTAGTCGAGCAGCACGTACTGGCGCGCGACGAGCACGCCCTGCAGGCGCCGCAGGAGTGTCGCGGCACCGGGCTTGTCGACGCCGGAACCGATGAGCACGGCCTCGGAGTCGAGGATGACCGGACCGAAGATCTCGAGGCCGGCCTTGCGGAGCGTCGAACCCGTCGAGACGACGTCGGCGACCGCGTCGGCGACCCCGAGGCGCACGGCCGACTCGACCGCGCCGTCGAGCTTCACGAGCTTGGCGGTGACGCCGTGACCGGCGAGGAACGCCCCCACGAGGCCCGGGTAGCTCGTGGCCACGCGGACGCCCTCGAGGTCGGCCAGTTCGGTGAACCCGCCCGCCGGCCCGGCGAAGCGGAACGTCGAGTCGCCGAATCCGAGCGGCGCGATCTCTGCGGCATCCGAGCCAGAATCGAGCAGGAGGTCGCGCCCTGTGATGCCGACGTCGAGGGCCCCTGAGCCGACGTACGTCGCGATGTCACGCGGGCGGAGGTAGAAGAACTCGACCCCGTTGCGGGGATCGGCGGTGTGCAGGTCGCGCGGGTCTCGGCGACCGGTGTACCCGGCCTCCCACAGCATCTGCGCGGCGGTCTCGGCGAGCGAGCCCTTGTTGGGCACGGCGATTCGGAGCATTTCCTGACTTTCGTGTCGACGGTTCTGATCGGGCATGAGCGGGATCAGAGATGTCGGTACACGTCGGCGGGCGAAAGCCCCTTGGCCAGCATGAGCACCTGCAGGTGGTAGAGCAGCTGCGAGATCTCTTCAGCGGTCTCGTCATCGCTCTGGTACTCGGCCGCCATCCACACCTCGGCCGCCTCCTCGACGATCTTCTTGCCGATGGCGTGCACGCCGGCGTCGAGCTCACGCACCGTGCCGGAACCCTCGGGGCGGGTTCGGGCTTTGTCGGCGAGCTCGACGAAGAGGTCGTCGAAAGTCTTCACCCGTTCAGACTACCGGTGCCTGAACGCGGCCGATGCGTGTGCGCCGATGCGGCGTCACGAAGCGATGCGATGCGCTCGGCCGGCACCTCGGCGCCGAAGACCGCGGAGCCCGCCACGAAGGTGTTCGCACCGGCCTCGGCGGCGATGCCGATCGTGTCGAGCGAGATGCCGCCGTCGACCTGCAGCCACACGTCGAGGCCGGTCGCTTCGACGGCGGAGCGCAACCGCTGCAGCTTCGGCATCGTCTCGGGCATGAACGACTGCCCGCCGAAGCCGGGTTCGACCGTCATCACGAGCACCTGGTCGAACTCGGGCAACAGCTCGAGGTAGGGCTCGACGTCGGTGCCGGGCTTCAGCGCGATGCCGGCGCGTGCACCGATCTCGCGGAGCCTGCGCGCGAGCGCCACCGGGTCCGCGGCGGCTTCGGCGTGGAACGTCACCGAGAAGGCGCCCGTCTCTGCGTAGCCGGGTGCCCAGCGATCGGGGTCGTCGATCATGAGGTGCACGTCGAGCGGGATCGCGCTCACCTCTTGGAGTCGTTCGACCATCTGCAGTCCGAAGGTCAGGTTCGGCACGAAGTGGTTGTCCATGACGTCGACGTGCACGAGGTCTGCGCTCGCGATTCGATCGAGCTCGCGCTCGAGGTTCGCGAAGTCGGCAGCGAGGATGCTCGGGTTGATCCGCGTCGTCATGCTGCCACCCTATCGAGCGGCACCGGCGGCTGAGGCACCGCCCTGCCGCTTGCGCACGAGCGCGATGAACATCGCGTCGGTGCCGTGCCGGTGCGGCCACAGCTGCACGGTCTCGGGTGCGCCGGCGAGATCGAGCGGGTGCTGCGACAGCCCCTCGACGACGAGGCGCGTGTCGAGTTGCTCGGCGATCGAGCCTGCGCGCCGCAGCGCAGCAGCGAGGACGCCGTGCGTCTCGGCCGTGTGGGGCGAGCACGTGACGTAGGCGAGGATGCCGCCGGGGGCGAGCGCGGCGAAGGCGCTGTCGAACAGCTCGCCTTGCAGCTTCGTCAGCTCCGCGACATCCGCGGGGGCCTTGCGCCACCTGGCCTCGGGGCGACGACGGAGCGCGCCGAGCCCCGTGCATGGTGCGTCGAGGAGGATGCGGTCGAACCCGTCGGGCGCTCCGAGCACGTCGAGATCGAGATCGCGTCCGTCGCCGACGTGCACGTCGACGTCGAGAGGCACCCCGGCGATCGCACTGCGCACCAGTTCGGCGCGAACCGGCACGGTCTCATTCGCCGACAGCCGAGCACCGCCCGCCAGCGCCTCGGCGGCGAGCACCGCGGTCTTTCCGCCGGGCCCCGCGCAGAGGTCGAGCCACCGCTCGCCCGATCGCACCGGCACCGCACGGCTGAGCGCCAGGGCCGCGAGCTGCGACCCCTCGTCTTGCACCCGGATGCGCCCCCCGGATGCCTCGGCGGCGGCGATCGGGTCGCCCGCGACCGCTCCGATCGGCGAGAACCGGTCGGGCTCGAAGCCGTCGATGCCGGTCGTGTCGACGCCGAGGCCGGGCAGCACCGCGAGGTTCACGCGCGGCGAGGCGTTGTCGGCGTGGAGCAGCGCCTCGAGCTCGTCGCCGCGGCCCTCGTGCTCGAGGGCGGTGCGCAGCGCGCGCACGATCCACTCGGGATGACTGGTCACGGCCGCGAGCCGGGCGTCCTCTCCGGACGTGCCCTCGGCGACGAGTTCGCGCCACTCCTCGGGCGAGGTGCGGGAGATCGTGCGGAGTACCGCGTTCGCGAAGCCCGCCGCCTTCGGGGCGACCCGGCGCGCGAGCTCGACCTGCTCGTTCACGGCGGCGTGCGTCGCCACCCTGGTCGCGAGCAGCTGGTGCGCGCCGAGCCGCAGCACATCGAGCACCGCCGGGTCGATCGCCTCGGCAGGCCGATTCGCGGCAAGCTCGATGACACGGTCGTAGAAGCCCTGCATGCGCAGCGTGCCGTAGGTCAGCTCGGTCGCGAAGGCCGCATCGGCACGGCTCAGTCCGGCACGACGGATGCGGGTCGGCAGCAGCAGGTTGGCATAGGCCTCATCGGCGCGAACGGCCTCGAGCACGTCGACGGCGACGAGCCGGGCGGGCGAGATGTGCGTCGACGCGGCGCGGGAGCTGCTGCCGGGCCGGCTTCCGTTTCCGTTTTCCTTTCCGTTTCCGCCTCGAGCACCGCCCGCGTTGCCGCGGCCACCGCTCGTCGTACCGCCGTTCATCGTGCCACCGCCGCGCTGCGCGCTGCGCCGCGCCACCAGTCGCCGGCATCCATCGCGGGTTTGCCGGCCGGCTGCACGCGCCGCAGTTCGAGCGGCCTCGTGCCCGTGCCGACGAACAGGCGGCGATCGGCCAGCACCATCTCGCCGGGCGCGAGCGTCGGAGCATCCGCGATGCCGCTGGCATCGTCGAGGCCCAGCACCTTCAGCCGCTGTTCATCGACCGTCGTCCACGCGCCGGGCTCGGGCGTGACGCCTCGGAACCGCGCGTGCACCTCGGTCGCGGGGCGCGACCAGTCGAGGCGCGCATCGTCGATCGTGAGCTTCGCGGCGAGACTCGGTTCACCCGTCTGAGGGTGCGCGTGCGCCGTGCCGTCGGCGATACCGTCGACGACGCCGGCGAGCAACTCGGCACCGGAGACGGCGAGCTCGTCGAGCAGCTCGCCGGCCGTCTCATCGCCGCGGAGGGGGTGCGGCCGGGTCGCGAAGACCTCGCCCGCGTCGAGTTCGGGGACGAGCTGGAAGACGGATGCGCCGGCGACGCGGTCACCGGCGATGAGCGAGTGCTGCACGGGGGCCGCTCCGCGCCAGGCCGGCAGCAAGGAGAAGTGCAGATTGATCCAGCCGTGCACCGGCGTGGAGAGGAGTGGTTCGCGCACGAGGCCGCCATACGCCACGATGACGCCGAGATCGGGGGCGAGGGCGGCCACGCGCTCGGTGACGTCGGCGTCCAGACGATTCGCCTCGATGACGGGCACCTGCAGGCGCGCCGCGGCCCGGGCGACCGGCGACGGAGTCAGCACGCGCTTGCGTCCGAGCGGCGCCGGCAGACGCGTGACGACGCCGACGAGTTCATGGTCGGTCGCCGAGAGACGTTCGAGCGACGGGACGGCGACGGCAGGAGTGCCGGCGAAGACGATGCGGAGCTTCTGCACACTCCATTGTCGCCGACCGGGCGACGCCTACGGCACGTCGGGGTCGTCGAAGCGCACGCGCAGCACCGACGGGCGCTTCGGCGGCCGGCCGGTGACCGGCCGCCGGCGCTCGGTCGACACCGTGATCATCTCGGCACGGAGCGCCCGCGCGACCGCGGCGCCGGCCGAGTAGTCGAACCGCACGATCGCGCGCTCGAGTCCTTCATCGGCGGGCACGGGCCCGAGGGCGTCGACACCGTCGGCTGCGGCCTGCGCCGCGGTCAGGGCCCGCGCGACGAGCGCCGGTGCCGCCGTCACGCTCGCGACGCGAACAGCCGGCGGGAAGCGGAGCGCACGTCGGCTCGCGAGTTCGCCGCTCGCCCATTCCGCTTGCCGCCACGAGGTCAGCGCGTTCGCGAGCGCGCCGGCCACGCCCACGAGGTAGACCGGCGAGCCCGGCGAGGCGAGCGCCGCGGCGTTCGACCACCAGCGCAGGCAGTCTTCTGCGACGCGAAGGGACTCGCGCAGGAGCATCCGCTCGCCGTCGAGAAGGAGCACGGCCCGGTAGCCGCCGTCGGCGATCGGCTCGGCACCGCGCGTCGCCACCACGAGCGCGGGCTCGCCGCCGACCCGGAGCACCGGCCGCTCGCCGTCGGAGAGGATGACCCTTGCAGCCGGGAACGCCCGCCCGAGCTCTTCGGCGGTGCGACTGGCCCCCACCGTCGCCGCGCGCAGCTTCGTGCCCTCGCAGACCGGGCACTTCCACGTGCTCGCACTCGTGCCGCAGAGCACGCAGCGCGGGTCTCCCCCGCTGCGCGGCACGACCAGCGCACCGCCGCACGCGGCGCATCGCGCCGGCTCGCGGCATCGGTCGCACGTGAGCAGCGGCGCATGCCCCGGGCGTGCCACCTGCACGAGCACCGGCCCTTCGCGGATCGCCTGTTGTGCCGCACGCCACGCACTCGACGGGATGCGCGCCGAGCCCGGCTCGGGTGCGGCCTGGTGCTCGGTCGGGATGACGCGCGGCTTCACCTGCTTGACGGCCGGCACGTCGTGCACCCAGCCGATCTCGACGAGTCGCTCGACCTCGACGCTCCGGGTGTGGCCGAGGAAGACGAGCGCAGCCCCCGATTGCTCCTGCCGGATCAGCGCGGCATCGCGCGGATGCACGCCCGGCGCGAGCTGTTCGTTCTGCAGCCCATCGCCGTCGTCCCACATCGCGATGAGGCCGAGCCGCGCCGCCGGGGCGTAGACGGTCGACCGGTTTCCGATGATGACCCGGGCATCGGAACCGGTGGCGTCGAGGAACGCCCGGAACCGCTCGCCGCCAGTCTGGCGCGCGTCGGTGCGCAGGACTCGACGCGGGTCGAGCAGATCGGCGAGGGCCGCCTGAAGCTGCTCCTGGTCGCGGTAGTCGGGCACGATGATGAGGCTCGACCGGTCGGCCGCGAGCGTGTGCGCCGCCGCCGCCGCAAGGATCGCCGCCCAGGCGCCGACCCACTCGCCGGAGCCGAGCCGCACGGGTCGGGGGTCGGCGGCGAGAGACATCCGCTCGCCTGCGTCGATGCCCGCCTCGAAACGACCGCTCTCGTACCCCGGGATCGGAGCCGCCCGCGCCGGCAGCTCCCCGGCGTCTGGCTCGGCCGCCCGCCACGCCCGCTCGGCACGCACATAGCGGCTCGGGATTGCGACACGCAGGATGTCACCGGCGTTTCCGGCCGCACGGTCGGCCGCGGCACGCGCGAGTGCCCACACCTCGGGCATCAGCAGGGGCACCTCGGAGACGACGTCTTCGAGCTCGCTCAGCCGCCCCTCGTACTCGCTCGTTCCGACGAGTTCGACGAGCCAGCCGTTCGCGATGCGCCCGCCCGATCGCAGCGGCACCCGCACCCGCACTCCCGCGCGGGCCGCCTCACGGAACCGCTCGGGCACCGCGTAGTCGAAGAGCTGGTCGAGCTGCGGCAGCGGCGAGTCGACGAGCACTCGGGCGACCGAGCCGCCGGCCACGTCAGATCCTGGCAGCGGTGCGGAGGTCGTCGACGCGGTCGAGGCGCTCCCAGGTGAAGTCGGGCAGCTCGCGGCCGAAGTGGCCGTAGCTCGCGGTCTGCGCGTAGATCGGCCGAAGCAGGTCGAGGTCGCGGATGATCGCGGCCGGTCGCAGGTCGAACACCTCGCGGATGGCCGCGATGATCTGCTCGTCGGGCAGCGCGCCGGTGCCGAAAGTCTCGACGTAGAGGCCCACCGGTGCGGCCTTGCCGATGGCGTACGCCACCTGCAGCTCGAGCCGGTCGGCGAGTCCTGCGGCGACCGCGTTCTTGGCGACCCAGCGCATCGCGTACGCCGCCGAGCGATCGACCTTTGATGGGTCTTTGCCGCTGAAGGCGCCGCCGCCGTGCCGGCTCGCGCCGCCGTAGGTGTCGATGATGATCTTGCGCCCGGTGAGCCCGGCGTCGCCCTGCGGGCCGCCGATCTCGAAGCGGCCGGTCGGGTTGATGAGCACGTCGAGGTCGGGCCGCGCAAGTTCGACGGTGTCGAGCACCGGCCTGATCACGAGCTCATCGACTTCGGCGCGAAGCTGCTCGGTCGAAACGGCGAGCGTGTGCTGCGTCGAGAGCACGACCGTCTCGACCGTCTGCGGCACCTGCCCGTCGTAGCCGATCGTGACCTGGGTCTTGCCGTCGGGGCGCAGGTAGTCGAGCTCGCCGTTCTTGCGCACGGCGGCGAGCCGCTCGGCGAGTCGGTGGGCGAGCCAGATCGGCACGGGCATGAGTTCGGGCGTCTCGCGCGTGGCGTAGCCGAACATGATGCCCTGATCACCGGCGCCCTGCTGGTCGAGCGCGTCTTCGCTCGCGCGCTCACGGGACTCGAACGCGTGGTCGACGCCCTGGGCGATGTCGGGCGACTGGCCACCTATCGACACCGACACTCCGCACGATCGCCCGTCGAACCACGCGTCGGAGGAGTCGTAGCCGATCGAGGTGACACGTTCGCGCACGATCGCGGGGATCTCGACGTATCCGCTCGTCGTGACCTCGCCCGCGACGTGCACGAGACCGGTGGTCACGAGCGTCTCGACGGCCACGCGGCTCGTGGGGTCTTCGCGAAGGAGGGCATCGAGGATCGAATCCGAGATCTGGTCGCAGAGCTTGTCGGGGTGTCCCTCGGTGACGGACTCGGAGGTGAAGAGGCGGAGTGCGCTCATGCGGGATCTGTTTCCTTCGTGCTCGTCGCGGTCGATGCCGCAGTCGTCGCTTCCGAGACAACCACGTCGAGGATCGCATGCGCCACCGACAGCTTCGTTCCGTGTGCTCGTGTGACGATGGTGCCGTCGTCGCCGATGACGACGACCTCGTTCTCGTCGCTCGCGAAACCCTCGTTCCAGCCGACCCGGTTGACGACGAGGAGGTCGGCGCCCTTCGCCTCGCGCTTGGCGCGGCCGAGCGCGAGGAGGCGCGCGTCGTCGGACTCGGTCTCGGCCGCGAAGCCGACGAGCACGGTGCCGGCATGCGGCGCATGGCCGAGCCCGGCGAGGATGTCGGGGTTTCGCACGAGTTCGAGGGTCAGGCCGTCGTCGCTCTGGTCTTTCTTGATCTTCGACTCGCTGACGCTCGCGGGGCGGTAGTCGGCGACCGCCGCAGCCATCACGACGACATCGGCGCCGGGCGCGACCTCGGCCACGGCATGCTGCAGTTCGAGCGCGGTCGAGACGCGGCGGATGTCGCAGCCCTCGGGTTCGTCGACCTCGAGGTTCGCCGCGATGAGCGTGACCTGCGCACCTCGTGCCTGCGCGGCCTCGGCGATGGCGATGCCCTGCTTGCCGCTCGATCGGTTGCCGAGGAACCGCACGGGATCGAGCGGCTCTCGTGTGCCGCCCGCGCTCACGACGACGCGGCGCCCCTCGAGATCGCGACGATTCGCGGATGCACCGGACGCGTCGGTCTCGACGGCAGCACGTTCGAGTGCCGCCCGCACGATCACGTCGGGCTCCTCCATGCGGCCGGCGCCGCTGTCGGACCCGGTGAGCTGGCCGACGGCGGGGCCGACGATCGTGACGCCGCGAGCGCGGAGCGTGGCGATGTTCGCCTGGGTCGCCGGGTGTCGCCACATCTCGGTGTGCATGGCGGGCGCGATGACGACCGGCGCTTCGCTTGCGAGCACCGTGTTGCCGAGCAGGTCGTCGGCGAGGCCGACGGCGAGCTTCGCGATCGAGTTCGCGGTCGCCGGCGCGATGACGATGAGGTCGGCAGCCTGCCCGATCGCGACGTGCCGCACCTCGGCGACGCCCTCGTACAGTTCGGTGTGCACCGGATTGCGCGAGATCGCCTCGAGGGTCGGCCGCCCGACGAAGCGCAGCGCGCCTTCGGTCGGCACGACGTGAACGTCATGCCCCGCGAGCACGAGCGCCCGAACGACGCCGACGGCCTTGTACGCGGCGATGCCGCCGGTGATGCCGACGACGACGTTGAGCCGAGTCATCCGGCCCTCCGGATCACTCGGCGATCGGGCGGAGCCGGAGCTTGTCTTCGTTGATCTCGTGCAGTGCGACCGAGAGCGGCTTGTCGTCG
Proteins encoded in this window:
- the metK gene encoding methionine adenosyltransferase — encoded protein: MSALRLFTSESVTEGHPDKLCDQISDSILDALLREDPTSRVAVETLVTTGLVHVAGEVTTSGYVEIPAIVRERVTSIGYDSSDAWFDGRSCGVSVSIGGQSPDIAQGVDHAFESRERASEDALDQQGAGDQGIMFGYATRETPELMPVPIWLAHRLAERLAAVRKNGELDYLRPDGKTQVTIGYDGQVPQTVETVVLSTQHTLAVSTEQLRAEVDELVIRPVLDTVELARPDLDVLINPTGRFEIGGPQGDAGLTGRKIIIDTYGGASRHGGGAFSGKDPSKVDRSAAYAMRWVAKNAVAAGLADRLELQVAYAIGKAAPVGLYVETFGTGALPDEQIIAAIREVFDLRPAAIIRDLDLLRPIYAQTASYGHFGRELPDFTWERLDRVDDLRTAARI
- the coaBC gene encoding bifunctional phosphopantothenoylcysteine decarboxylase/phosphopantothenate--cysteine ligase CoaBC, whose translation is MTRLNVVVGITGGIAAYKAVGVVRALVLAGHDVHVVPTEGALRFVGRPTLEAISRNPVHTELYEGVAEVRHVAIGQAADLIVIAPATANSIAKLAVGLADDLLGNTVLASEAPVVIAPAMHTEMWRHPATQANIATLRARGVTIVGPAVGQLTGSDSGAGRMEEPDVIVRAALERAAVETDASGASANRRDLEGRRVVVSAGGTREPLDPVRFLGNRSSGKQGIAIAEAAQARGAQVTLIAANLEVDEPEGCDIRRVSTALELQHAVAEVAPGADVVVMAAAVADYRPASVSESKIKKDQSDDGLTLELVRNPDILAGLGHAPHAGTVLVGFAAETESDDARLLALGRAKREAKGADLLVVNRVGWNEGFASDENEVVVIGDDGTIVTRAHGTKLSVAHAILDVVVSEATTAASTATSTKETDPA